A part of Vigna radiata var. radiata cultivar VC1973A chromosome 11, Vradiata_ver6, whole genome shotgun sequence genomic DNA contains:
- the LOC106776796 gene encoding PHD finger protein MALE STERILITY 1: MLNVDVNGNNKRKRCGRVFRFKNFAEPGYPVMFGGPFRENVNALLQYANLESDLSMPMWSFQLEVHQQPPLHVLLFVIEEATEAVVNRHCKHCQYVGWGKHLICNKKYHFVLPSKEGVGSCRKCEGCCRDNNGKSKLIELQGHMMHGVFHSNGFGHLLCVNGLEMGSNLAGNQIMDFWNRLCKGLQARKVSLNDISQKKGMELRLVNGIGYSESWFSRWGYKFGRGSFGVTQSMYQKAIEAIRSMPLYLITHHITNSNHAIPLIFSRYQTLSDQSLLTLGDLFSYMLDLKSRLPPETSIASYTTTALLETNCRWSPKRIEMATRVIVEALKKTEFRWVSRQQVRDAARAYIGDTGLLDFVLKSLGNHVVGNYLVRRSLNPVTKVLEYCLEDISKVYPCNESLVMSNKYKITRTQLMKDMLYLYKYILIDPKPIMGSEFLSAIPLAARIILDTKYFIRDYWEDFSHQVHLGSEEKLNLYCTILLRNDGDEYQLNKAFMPPDECVTVKRNATVNELKVEVERRFREIYWGLRSFVVESVENLSVNNGNEMVLGVMKVGEKVVFEGRCDRNMKEKINIEEMCEGDPNSGTVDCSCGTMEEDGERMVCCDICEIWQHTRCVRIPNDQDIPHIFLCKKCEQEIVLLPSFP, encoded by the exons ATGTTGAATGTTGATGTCAATGGGAACAACAAAAGGAAGAGGTGTGGGAGGGTTTTCAGGTTCAAGAACTTTGCTGAACCTGGTTACCCTGTCATGTTTGGTGGGCCATTTCGTGAGAATGTGAATGCATTGCTTCAATATGCAAATTTGGAGAGTGATTTAAGCATGCCAATGTGGTCTTTTCAACTGGAAGTTCATCAGCAACCTCCTTTGCATGTCTTGCTGTTTGTGATTGAAGAGGCAACAGAAGCAGTGGTGAATCGTCATTGCAAGCATTGTCAATACGTtg GCTGGGGAAAGCATTTGATATGCAACAAGAAGTATCACTTTGTGTTACCATCAAAGGAAGGAGTTGGTAGCTGCAGGAAGTGTGAAGGGTGCTGTAGAGATAACAATGGTAAGTCGAAATTAATTGAATTACAGGGTCATATGATGCATGGTGTTTTTCACTCTAATGGATTCGGCCATTTGCTATGTGTCAATGGATTGGAAATGGGTTCTAATTTGGCTGGAAACCAGATCATGGACTTTTGGAACCGTTTGTGCAAGGGATTGCAAGCAAG gAAGGTGAGTTTGAATGACATTTCACAGAAGAAAGGAATGGAACTGAGACTTGTAAATGGAATAGGATACAGTGAGTCATGGTTCAGTCGTTGGGGTTACAAATTTGGGAGAGGAAGCTTTGGTGTAACTCAATCAATGTACCAGAAAGCCATAGAAGCAATAAGAAGCATGCCACTGTATTTGATCACACACCACATAACAAATTCCAACCACGCCATTCCACTCATCTTCTCAAGATATCAAACACTTTCAGATCAGTCTCTTCTTACCCTCGGTGACCTCTTTTCTTACATGTTAGACCTCAAATCACGTCTTCCTCCAGAAACTTCCATTGCCTCTTACACCACAACAGCTTTGCTTGAGACCAATTGCCGTTGGTCCCCTAAGAGGATTGAGATGGCAACAAGGGTCATTGTTGAGGCCTTGAAGAAAACTGAGTTCAGATGGGTTTCAAGGCAACAAGTTAGAGATGCTGCTCGTGCATACATTGGAGACACAGGTCTGCTAGATTTTGTCTTGAAGTCCTTAGGAAACCATGTCGTGGGAAACTACTTGGTTCGTAGAAGCTTGAACCCTGTCACCAAAGTCTTGGAATATTGCTTGGAAGACATTTCTAAGGTTTACCCTTGTAATGAAAGTCTGGTAATGAGCAACAAGTACAAGATCACACGAACTCAACTCATGAAAGACATGCTTTATCTGTATAAGTACATTCTCATAGACCCTAAACCTATCATGGGCTCAGAGTTTCTCTCAGCTATACCATTAGCAGCAAGGATAATTCTTGACACCAAGTATTTTATAAGAGATTACTGGGAAGATTTTTCTCACCAAGTTCACCTGGGTTCGGAAGAAAAGCTCAACCTTTACTGCACAATTTTGCTGAGGAATGATGGTGATGAGTACCAACTAAACAAGGCCTTTATGCCACCCGATGAATGTGTGACAGTGAAAAGAAATGCTACTGTGAATGAGTTGAAGGTGGAGGTTGAAAGAAGGTTTAGAGAAATTTATTGGGGTTTGAGGAGTTTCGTGGTGGAATCAGTTGAGAATTTGAGTGTGAATAATGGAAATGAAATGGTTTTAGGAGTAATGAAAGTGGGTGAAAAGGTGGTGTTTGAAGGTCGTTGTGATAGGAAcatgaaagaaaagattaatattGAGGAAATGTGTGAAGGTGATCCAAATAGTGGAACTGTGGATTGTAGTTGTGGAACGATGGAAGAAGATGGTGAAAGAATGGTGTGTTGTGATATTTGTGAAATTTGGCAACACACTAGATGTGTTCGAATTCCAAATGACCAAGACATTCCTCATATTTTTCTATGCAAAAAATGTGAACAAGAAATTGTTTTGCTTCCTTCTTTCCCATGA